The following nucleotide sequence is from bacterium.
AATTTTTTGTTGTACCTGAATTTAAGCGTATGCTTGCCTGCCGGTATTTCCACGCCTTGAAAAGCCGCGTTCACCTTGAATATATTTACCGGCGTGTCGTCGAGCAACGCGCTCCATCCGGGATACCAGCTCACCGCGCGTACGAATATCTTGTCAGTATCGCAGGCGATTTCGAAGGAATCCTCGCCTGGCCTTTCGCCTTTCACAAGTCTAACCGAAGAGAAACCCTCAAGCGACGGTTTCACCGATATTTCATTCGTTCCCATTGCAAGCTGATCAAGGTAAACGGGATATGAATCCGCAATTCGCTCCAGAATTTCGTCTTGCGATGCAAGCTTTTCGTACGCGCCGCAGAGGTAGTATCCGGGCTTCGGCGGTTTCGTGATGGGCGACGGGTAGCTCGGAACAGCGCCGAGCCACGCGACCATCTCCGACTTGCGTTCGTCTTCTAAATTCGAGCCGTCGCTTGAAAGCGCGGTATCGCAAAATTTCTTGTAATCATTCAGCACAAGTTCGCCCGCCCATCCGACGCTGGGGATTCCCGCGAGCCATGGATAGCAAGGCTTCGCGAATTCAACATCCGATTCCTGCGAGCCGAGGTCGGGGCGTTTTTCTCCTTCCTCGTAATAAATCCGCAGGCCGGGGTCGTTACGGGCCAACAACGCGAACCAATGTGGAACCGGCAACGCGGCCTCCGCGCTTGATGTCAAATTGAATTTGGAATGAAACCATAACAGCGGCCAGACGGACAGCGCGAACATCGCGACAGCGATCAGCGCTGCAGAAAATTTGCTGTTTGAAGCGCGCCGTATGAGCAAATCGAATCCGATTGCCGCAAGCCCCGCGGCCATCAACACGTCCGGAATGATGAACCGTGCTGGAATCCGCGAGGCGCCGAATCCCGGAATGATATAAAACAGAGCGTAAACTCCCGCCCATTTTCCCAGAGCAAGAATGAAATAAGCGATATCGCAGGCGACGAGCAGCTTAACGGACTCGGCCGCCCGGCCGAAAAAAGAATCCAGCTTCGGCGCAGCCTTCCAAAAGCGGATGGCAAAAACGAAAGCGGCAAACGCGGCAATAAGCGGAACGGGGCCGATGAAACTCACAAACTCGACGAATCCCTGCGGGCCGCGGTAATCCGGCGACTGCCAAGAATTCGCGGGCCCGAAAAAGAACGGATACAAATATGTCAGCGCCATGTGCGGCGGGTAGCTGTACGAGAGAAAGTCGGCAAGCGTAAATCCGGCGCGGTTGGAATGGCGGAGCAGTTCGACAGTCGGCCAAATGCACAATCCGGCGGAAAGCCCGGCGACAATTGCGGGTGCGACGGGTGCAATCAATATTGCCACTAAAGATTTTCCGATGCCGCGGCGTGAAATGACGCCATACGCAAAAATAAATATCGCCGCGCTGATGATCGATATCATCGTCATCTGCGGATGCCCGGCGAATATGGAAATTAATATTGCGAATCCGGTCGCGACAAAATATACAAATCGTTTTTTTTCAGCGGATTCCGCGACGGCAAGCGAGCCGAAGATTATCCAAGGCATCCACGAGACTGCGGCGACCAGATTCAGGTGCCCAAGATGTGCGGTCAGCGGCCCGGAAATCATGAATATCGACGCGCCGAACGCAGAAGCGGAGATGGATAACCTTAGCCTGCGGAACAAGAACAGCGCGCCGAGACCTGCAAAAAATGTCGAGAGTGCCGCGCCGATGTTGATCGCGGTCCAAGTGTCGAATACTCTGTAGAGCAGTAGATTCGGCGGATAAAGCGGCCCGATCTGGCCTTCCGCGAACAGCGGGAAGCCGCACGCCTGGCCGGGATACCAGTAAGGCAGCCGCCCGGCTTTCAGTTCCTGCGAATAGAACAGCCGCCACGGGTAGTTCTGGTAAAGAATATCGCCGGAGGGGGAGTATACGTCGCCCAGGAAAAGCGTGCTCAAGTGGAAAACGAGCGTGAGGAGCACGAGAAAAATGATTGCACCGGCAAGTGCGCGGTCTAGCTTCACCGGAAGGATTTTAGCACCGGGCTTGGCTCTAATTGGGTAAAATAACCCGCGGCGGGAACAGCATTCCATCTGCGACCGTCCAATCTATTGCTCATGCCCGCACCGCATTTCAATTGGGACGTAATCTGGAACGCGCTGGCGATCCTCGTCTGGCTCGGCCAGGCGCGCTGGGTGCAGCTCGACGCCGAGCGCAAGTACGGCCGCGGCCGGTTCTGGGGGCTTGTGGCGCTGTGCTTCCCGTTCGCCGGCATCGTAGCCTACCTGATGTTCCAGCACACTTCGCTTGTCGAAATAGACATGTTCGACGCGGAGATGAGCTGGCAGCTTGCAGACACGGTGCAGGTGAACGGCCGCCGCCCGGCCCGGCTGACCGCGAAGCGCGGCTTCGGATACCGGCGCCCCGGCCCGTCCGGCCCGACGCGCGCCGACAAGCTCAAGGCGAAGGAGTTGCGGGAGCGCGCCGAACGGATTGCGCTTACGAATCCACTGCTTGCGAAGGAACTTCGGGAGAACGCCGACCTTTTGGATCCGCCAAAGCCGCCCAAAAAGCCGTGGAAGGTGCGCTGGAAGGAGTTCTGGCTGCTTCGGCGGGACGCGGCAAGCCTGCGCCGAAGCCGCAAGGCCGAGCGCCGGGAGTGGCTTAAGCGCCCGAAAAAGCTGCGCACTCACGAGCTGTTCATGAAAAAACTGTCCGAGACGCCGTATGTGGATCCAACGATGGAGGGGCTGCTGTTCGAGGGGCAGTACGAGGTGGCCCGCGAGCGTGCGACAATCAACCTGCAGATCGCGGAGGAGGAGGGCGATTCGAGGAAGCGCGTGACGTACCGGCGCTACCTTGACCAAATAAGCAAGCTGTCGAGGATTTACCTGCCGGGCGAGGAGAACCTGAGCACGGACATCGAGAGGTACCATCTGGGGGAGGAGTAGGGGAATTTCGTGTAAAATAGCGCGGATATGAAATCGTACATCCATGTATTCGTAGTTCTCGTTATTGCAATCGTAATCTCATTTGAAGCGGCAGCATGCCAGCCGGTGCCCGGGGGCGCGACGAAAAAGGAGCTGATAGAGGCGTGCGAGAAGGGGGACTTGGAAAAGGTTAAGTCAATCCTTTCCAAATCTCCCGAACTAGTTAATGCAAAACATGTAAGGCTTGAAGTGGATGAATCCGGAAAGGACAGAATTACTTTCAATCGTGAGCTCACGCCCCTCATTGCAGCCATAATCGCCGATAAGCAATTTGTAGTTGAATACCTGCTAAGCAAAGGCGCGGACGCGAATATCACAGTCAGACTTTTATATAACGAGAAGGTAAATGGAAAGCCTCAAAGGGGAGTTGTCCCTGCAGAACAGATAATGGGACCTCTGCAAGTAGCAGCTTCGAATGGACAAGCAGAAATCTGCATCGTTCTTATTGGCGGTGGTGCCCAAGTAAATGCCGTAATGTCGCCTGAAAAGGTTTCAGCCCTTCAACTTGCTTTGATGTCCGTGAAAATGCAGGAGTTCAACAAAGAGATTTTTCCGAATTCAGATGGTCTCAAAACCGTTCGCCTTTTGGTTGACGAAGGAGCGGACTTGAATGTCCGGCAAAGCGAGTCCGGAAATTCTCTACTTCATTCACTAGTTTTAAGTGAGGAAATGGATGCCGCGCTAATCTTGATTAAAGGTGGAGCTGATCTGAACGCACGCAACAATGATGGCCTTACTCCATTAGGTATGGCCAAAAAGTACAAGAAAAACAAAATGGCTGCATTCTTAAAGAAGCATGGGGCGAAAGAGTAGCCATGGCGATAATGCCTATTAATGCTCAATTTAATTCTCAAACCCCTGCTCCACCCATATCCCCTTCCACGCGTCGGCTTCCAGTATCTCCGCGATGCTTCCCGGCAGGTCGCAGAAGAACCCGTACTCCTTCCAGACTGTAATGAGATTGTTGGCGTTCGTGCGAGCCGGTGCAGCGCTCTCAGCCACCTCGGATTCGCCGGATTCCGAAGCTGCGGCACCGGCTGCGATCGAAGCCGCGACATCCCAGTTATAGCTATCCACATCCCCGCCCTCGTCTATGAACATCGACAGCGACGAACCGCCGTGGTAGTCGTTTCCGCCCGCGCGCGCCTGGCCCGGCGGGTAGTCGTATATATCCCGCCCGCCGCCGTCGCGGAAGATGCACAGCGAGTTGTGCGCGCTCGCGCCCTGCGAAAAGCCGGTTCCGCCCTCGTAGCGGTCGTCGCCGAACGAATCGTAGAAGTAAGTGACGCACTCGTCCCACGCAAGCCCCTGCGCCACGCCCTGCCGCGTCTGGTACAGGTCGTCGCCGCCGTAATTGAGGAACACGCCGACGGCCTGGTGCGCCGAGAAGCCCTGGTTGTAGCGGCTGCCGACGAAGTGGTCGTTCCCGCCTTCGTCGTAGTAGAATCCGAGGCCGAAGTAGTAGCCACCGCCCTGCGAGAAATTGCCCGCTTCGCAGTAGTCGTCGCCGCCCAGGTCTATCACTCCAGCGATCCCGCCAGAGGCGTACTGGCGGAAGCCGTCCGCGCAGCCCTGGCTCCAGGAATCGAAAATGCCGGGGTCGCCGTAGTTCGTGGGGTTCACCCCTTTGGCGTAACGGTAGTCGTCGCCAGCGCCGTCCACGAGAAAGCTGACGGCCTTTGCGCCGGCGAACGCCTGGGATTTCAGATGCGCTTCGCAGCGGTCGTCGCCGGAGACGTCGTACAGGATGCCGGTGCCGAAAATGCTAGCCGCCTGGCAGAACGCCTGGCCGCGGTAGCTGTCGTTCCCCGCCGCGTCAACGAGCGCGCCGCAGCCGAAAAAGCCCGTGCCCTGCGCCCAGTTCATCCCGATGTAAGAATCGTCGCCTTCGAGGTCCACAAGCAGCCCGCAACCGAGGGAGCCGGAGCCCTGCGAATAGGGCAGCGTGGACTCGTAGGCGTCGTCGCCGCCGAAGTCGATCAGGACGCCGACGGGGTGCCGGGGCGAGATTCCGCTGCCCGCGGTCGTCGAATAGAAATCGTCGCCGCCGAGGTCGATGACGAGCAGGTCGTGGCGGTACTGCGCCGGGTCGGTGGGCAGGTTGCGCCAGGTGCGGCCGGTTCCCTGAATGACGATCCATCCGAACGGAGTTTCCTTTTCGTAAAGGACAGGCTGGTCGAGCTTGCCGGCATAAATACGCTTCAAGTTCGATTTCAACTCGTCCAGGTAATAGGGCTCCTGGAAAACCAGCAACTTCGCTTGAGCCGCCAAGAGCTTGCTGTATTCGATTTTTCTGGAAATTGCTATCAGCTTTGCGTTGTCTCGGAACCTGCGCTTGTCAGCATCTTCGTTGATGTAATTGTCCGCCGCAAACGCGTCAGCAAGACCGGCGCGATGTTCTGC
It contains:
- a CDS encoding ankyrin repeat domain-containing protein, which encodes MKSYIHVFVVLVIAIVISFEAAACQPVPGGATKKELIEACEKGDLEKVKSILSKSPELVNAKHVRLEVDESGKDRITFNRELTPLIAAIIADKQFVVEYLLSKGADANITVRLLYNEKVNGKPQRGVVPAEQIMGPLQVAASNGQAEICIVLIGGGAQVNAVMSPEKVSALQLALMSVKMQEFNKEIFPNSDGLKTVRLLVDEGADLNVRQSESGNSLLHSLVLSEEMDAALILIKGGADLNARNNDGLTPLGMAKKYKKNKMAAFLKKHGAKE
- a CDS encoding PDZ domain-containing protein — its product is MGKCLHLLTAACAANHAVICVFAAILVVASALCPAIATDNVYMGINMSNSTDPPGLAIDPVLDSPAYKAGLRSGDVILALDGKELGADVATYNQQLQDALKSKHVGDSLAVKVFRPGPQLIVTVNGVEYPTEFPLEDYPDILAHSKPGDVVKLEAINESRTLEFTVILGPRPEGGAGTIPPNEQLWNTLCANANETTSPYPMTDAEINLRYLAQILTSASGTQTQFDDLFVRLNNRASPDDGFRSHLVSLILRDGFTMDRCIKLVEADLKSCGLKTIWGFDGIHSTASWMLKNDAATSWMAQMPVNITIDNYTTYWENRFKEAAELVSEAFSALSDEEKAFVAEHRAGLADAFAADNYINEDADKRRFRDNAKLIAISRKIEYSKLLAAQAKLLVFQEPYYLDELKSNLKRIYAGKLDQPVLYEKETPFGWIVIQGTGRTWRNLPTDPAQYRHDLLVIDLGGDDFYSTTAGSGISPRHPVGVLIDFGGDDAYESTLPYSQGSGSLGCGLLVDLEGDDSYIGMNWAQGTGFFGCGALVDAAGNDSYRGQAFCQAASIFGTGILYDVSGDDRCEAHLKSQAFAGAKAVSFLVDGAGDDYRYAKGVNPTNYGDPGIFDSWSQGCADGFRQYASGGIAGVIDLGGDDYCEAGNFSQGGGYYFGLGFYYDEGGNDHFVGSRYNQGFSAHQAVGVFLNYGGDDLYQTRQGVAQGLAWDECVTYFYDSFGDDRYEGGTGFSQGASAHNSLCIFRDGGGRDIYDYPPGQARAGGNDYHGGSSLSMFIDEGGDVDSYNWDVAASIAAGAAASESGESEVAESAAPARTNANNLITVWKEYGFFCDLPGSIAEILEADAWKGIWVEQGFEN